One stretch of Prosthecobacter dejongeii DNA includes these proteins:
- a CDS encoding gamma carbonic anhydrase family protein yields MSHNPLKNFLIPETKPIVPSSAFVAPGAVVMGAVELGEESSVWYTSVLRGDINRIVVGAQSNVQDGSVLHVSDDHACILGDRVTVGHRAIVHACTVGDEVLIGMGAIILDGAVIGARSVIAAGALVTKGKVIPEGSLVVGSPARVVRSLTVEEQEANVQLAQKYVAVSRRFMAAGLAVEG; encoded by the coding sequence ATGAGCCATAACCCGTTGAAAAACTTCTTGATTCCTGAGACAAAACCAATCGTGCCCAGCAGCGCTTTCGTGGCCCCTGGCGCGGTGGTCATGGGTGCCGTGGAGCTGGGGGAGGAATCCAGCGTTTGGTACACGAGCGTTTTACGAGGTGACATCAACCGCATCGTGGTCGGGGCGCAGAGCAATGTGCAAGACGGCAGTGTGCTGCATGTCAGTGATGACCACGCTTGCATTCTTGGAGATCGAGTGACGGTGGGGCATCGCGCCATCGTCCATGCCTGTACTGTGGGGGATGAGGTTTTGATCGGCATGGGGGCGATCATCCTGGATGGGGCCGTGATCGGCGCGCGCAGCGTCATTGCCGCTGGGGCTTTGGTAACCAAGGGAAAGGTCATCCCCGAGGGCTCTCTGGTGGTGGGTTCGCCGGCCCGGGTGGTGCGGAGCCTCACGGTGGAAGAGCAGGAGGCGAATGTTCAACTGGCGCAAAAGTACGTGGCGGTTTCCCGCCGGTTTATGGCTGCGGGACTGGCGGTGGAAGGCTGA
- a CDS encoding response regulator transcription factor: MNTPPNLPHRIAIVDDHTLMREGLKMFVENLEDFACAWTAADSQEALRMLEKDVPDVLVVDITLPGRNGLELIKDVRVLNPDLPVLVVSMHDETLYAQRALKAGAKGYMMKDAPHGAFEKALRRILSGSIALSERMSETILLAFSSGANPGPDGAIHHLSDREFEVFQLIGEGRSTGQIAETLRISPKTVDVHKLKIRQKLKLTEGTSLTSFAIRWVEMRKLGKKAE, encoded by the coding sequence ATGAATACCCCCCCCAACCTGCCGCACCGGATCGCCATCGTTGATGATCATACCCTCATGCGTGAGGGCCTGAAAATGTTTGTCGAAAACCTCGAAGACTTCGCCTGTGCCTGGACGGCGGCAGATTCGCAGGAGGCCCTGAGAATGCTCGAGAAAGATGTGCCTGATGTGCTGGTGGTGGACATTACCCTACCAGGTCGCAATGGCCTGGAGTTGATCAAAGACGTGCGGGTGCTGAATCCTGACCTGCCCGTTCTCGTGGTCTCCATGCATGATGAGACCTTGTATGCGCAGCGGGCGCTCAAGGCTGGGGCGAAGGGCTACATGATGAAGGATGCTCCCCACGGCGCTTTTGAAAAGGCCCTGCGGCGCATTTTGTCCGGCAGCATCGCCCTGAGCGAGCGCATGTCTGAGACCATCCTACTGGCTTTCTCCTCGGGGGCCAATCCAGGGCCAGATGGCGCTATCCATCATCTCAGCGATCGTGAATTTGAGGTCTTCCAACTCATCGGTGAAGGCCGCAGCACGGGCCAGATCGCGGAGACGCTGCGCATCAGCCCGAAGACGGTGGATGTGCACAAACTGAAGATCCGCCAAAAGCTGAAGCTCACCGAAGGCACCTCGCTCACTTCCTTTGCCATCCGCTGGGTGGAGATGCGGAAGCTGGGCAAAAAGGCAGAGTAG
- a CDS encoding heavy metal translocating P-type ATPase encodes MSSRVFCQHCGTPVPSHREDGFCCAGCVYVHDLLHQQGLDHFYDLKGGVSLPPVSPQSLRERDYEWLQELARVEAATQVTSVPEERRSSAPVELHLALQGISCVGCVWLIERVFSRHAGGLRVNVDVVQGELRVTYAPALFDVVAFARDLQSFGYLVGPPHDGQAKKQSSGLERRVGVCGAFAMNAMAFSLPAYFGMPAEFAFASWFDMIAAVSATLAMLVGGSYFIEKAWRSLQLGALHIDTPIALGIIAAYLGSLGGWIAGVPGLKYFDFVAIFIFLMLTGRWAQQAAVERNRRKLMRDTSIPESVTLLGEERSRPLSALQPGVRFSIKPGQSIPVACRLLSPQAAVSLEWINGESESQHRLLGQLLPSGALHIGTRGLEVEALESWQESTLRKLLEARRPGEFRDRGLERLLRVYLGVVVAVGWASAVVWWWQGAGMALALQVMISIFVVSCPCALGVAVPLAEDLAASRAERLGVFVRSLGLWKRLTRVRRVVFDKTGTLTLENPVLENAEVLKDLDEAAWTALRTLVTGNLHPVSRSLFDAIGPGALLQNEVQEVVGQGLSLTDAGGHEWYLGRGQEGDACFRRDGVILAAFRFRDELRSESVEEVRRLQQRGLVVQILSGDREAKVAHIAARLGLRRDQWQAEMTPEEKAAWVAANAQDDTLYVGDGANDSLAFDVALCAGSPVAGRSFLEQKADFFFLGHSLRFVSGLLDTARLHRRATRCVFAFSVSYNVVTVVAGMMGHLSPLAAAILMPLSSVVTLSLVAWTFKGVQRKVREETAVSFTKRVAAGGYS; translated from the coding sequence ATGTCGTCTAGGGTCTTCTGCCAACACTGCGGCACACCGGTGCCGAGCCATCGCGAAGACGGTTTTTGCTGCGCGGGCTGTGTTTACGTTCATGATCTGCTGCATCAGCAGGGGCTGGATCATTTTTATGATTTGAAAGGCGGGGTTTCTCTGCCGCCGGTGTCTCCCCAGAGTCTGCGGGAACGTGATTATGAATGGCTGCAGGAACTGGCGCGGGTGGAAGCAGCCACACAGGTAACCTCCGTGCCTGAGGAAAGGCGTAGCAGTGCACCGGTGGAATTGCACTTAGCTTTGCAGGGGATCTCTTGTGTGGGCTGTGTGTGGCTGATAGAGCGCGTTTTTTCCCGCCACGCGGGAGGTTTACGGGTGAATGTGGATGTGGTGCAGGGGGAGCTGCGGGTGACGTATGCGCCGGCTTTGTTTGATGTGGTGGCCTTCGCACGTGATTTACAATCTTTTGGTTATCTGGTGGGGCCGCCTCATGATGGGCAGGCGAAAAAACAATCGTCGGGACTGGAACGACGGGTGGGGGTGTGCGGTGCCTTTGCCATGAATGCGATGGCCTTTTCTTTGCCTGCTTATTTTGGCATGCCGGCGGAGTTTGCCTTTGCTTCGTGGTTTGACATGATCGCGGCTGTTTCGGCCACTTTGGCCATGCTGGTTGGCGGGAGTTATTTTATCGAGAAAGCTTGGCGCAGTTTGCAGTTAGGTGCACTGCATATTGATACGCCTATCGCCTTGGGCATCATCGCTGCCTACCTTGGTTCTTTGGGAGGCTGGATCGCGGGAGTCCCGGGGCTGAAATACTTCGACTTTGTGGCCATCTTTATTTTTCTGATGCTGACGGGGCGCTGGGCTCAGCAGGCGGCGGTGGAGCGAAATCGCCGTAAGTTGATGCGTGACACTTCCATTCCTGAAAGTGTGACCCTGCTAGGGGAGGAGCGATCTAGACCTTTGAGCGCCTTGCAACCAGGAGTGCGATTTTCGATCAAGCCTGGCCAGTCCATCCCCGTGGCCTGTCGGTTGCTGAGTCCTCAGGCCGCTGTGAGCCTGGAGTGGATCAATGGAGAAAGCGAGTCGCAACACCGTTTGTTAGGTCAGTTGTTGCCTTCAGGGGCACTGCACATCGGCACTCGTGGTTTGGAAGTAGAGGCACTGGAGAGCTGGCAGGAAAGCACCCTGCGGAAGTTGCTCGAAGCCCGGCGTCCAGGGGAGTTTAGGGATCGTGGGCTGGAGCGGCTGCTGCGCGTGTACCTGGGGGTGGTGGTGGCCGTGGGGTGGGCCAGTGCGGTCGTCTGGTGGTGGCAGGGGGCAGGCATGGCCCTTGCGCTACAGGTTATGATCTCCATCTTTGTGGTGTCCTGCCCCTGCGCTTTGGGGGTGGCGGTGCCTTTGGCCGAAGATTTAGCCGCCTCACGAGCAGAACGGTTGGGGGTCTTCGTGCGGTCTTTGGGCCTGTGGAAAAGGCTCACCCGAGTGCGGCGTGTGGTCTTCGATAAGACAGGGACATTGACCTTGGAGAACCCGGTTTTGGAAAATGCGGAGGTGCTCAAAGATCTGGACGAGGCCGCATGGACAGCTTTGCGCACGCTGGTGACGGGGAACCTTCACCCTGTGAGCCGCAGTTTGTTTGATGCCATCGGCCCTGGGGCTTTGCTGCAAAACGAAGTGCAGGAGGTGGTGGGGCAGGGGCTGAGTTTGACCGATGCTGGCGGACATGAGTGGTACCTGGGGCGTGGCCAGGAGGGAGATGCCTGCTTCCGGCGAGATGGGGTGATACTGGCGGCTTTCCGTTTCCGAGATGAGCTGAGGAGTGAATCTGTGGAGGAAGTGCGCAGGCTGCAGCAGCGGGGACTGGTGGTGCAGATTTTGAGCGGGGACCGAGAGGCCAAAGTGGCCCACATCGCCGCCCGGCTAGGTCTGCGCCGAGATCAATGGCAGGCCGAAATGACGCCGGAGGAAAAGGCGGCCTGGGTGGCGGCAAACGCGCAGGATGACACGTTGTATGTGGGGGATGGGGCCAATGACAGCCTGGCCTTTGATGTGGCGTTGTGTGCGGGCAGCCCGGTAGCAGGGCGGAGTTTTTTGGAACAAAAGGCGGACTTCTTTTTCCTGGGGCATAGCCTGCGGTTTGTCAGCGGGTTGCTCGATACTGCGCGACTGCACAGGCGGGCTACCCGGTGCGTTTTTGCATTTTCAGTCTCTTACAATGTGGTCACGGTGGTGGCGGGTATGATGGGGCACCTGAGTCCGCTCGCGGCCGCGATTCTCATGCCCCTCAGTTCTGTGGTGACGCTGAGCTTGGTGGCTTGGACTTTCAAGGGAGTGCAGCGGAAAGTTCGCGAAGAAACAGCAGTTTCATTCACCAAACGGGTGGCTGCGGGCGGTTACTCCTGA
- a CDS encoding DNA translocase FtsK: protein MAAELAKSRPARARVQEKESPWNDAVGIAMLVVAAMYLLALVSYDPMDLPTWFWLSVTDQPNLVVKNFVGRFGAMTAGASLYLAGMAIYLLPFSMTWFGVCKLASNVKVTGRSWLGVALMVITTAAIFEVQDILNQRDNITPLGGGGGFGYLIGGSILANLLGKVGSTVVLAGIYAVGFFLASGIHPLQAIQAIRMEITRAWETYQIRREIAAREAELADNPAAVPTPSRRKKSTLEIKAETAPAGPLVTPELGLTFEPPKPKIIDSSASRTHTEETDKPRLSDVWEKKRAQKLEQAPHGTLGSLAVRFKDYKLPELDLLSWPDESLHKPTDPRELMAIQDTIIKALASFNVKVEAGDITRGPAITRYEVRPVDGLRVARIAALDDDIARATCAERINILAPIPGKDTVGIELANKDKVIVPIRELLEDEVFTNGKARLPIALGKDVYGKTIIGDLASMPHLLVAGATGSGKSVCINGIITSLLCRFAPDELRFIMIDPKVVEMQNYANLPHLAVPVVTDPKKALLALRWVVREMESRYQMFAQEGCRNFETFNNRNRKRAAANEARRAAAAAQGAPEPVVEEEPTPEPEPEPVQPAKSVKTSAGTDDVRVSAAFAKAAAAADHLVDGTSPPWEDAEVAAELEAETLPVELPVDHNGDWIGDSRPPPPRARSQEFIIPDTLPYIVVIIDELADLMQTAPADIEVAIARITQMARAAGIHLIVATQTPRADVLTGVIKANIPTRIAFQVSSALDSRVILDRKGAENLVGKGDMLYVPPGGAQPIRSQGALVTDDEIHAVVERCVAQGKPIFDVKVDDETGEMGGDDDEEGSGVSSEEEDTLEKCLEVIRQEKKASTSLFQRRLKLGYGRAARMMDILEDRGIIGPGEGAKPREILVDMDMI from the coding sequence ATGGCTGCCGAACTCGCAAAATCCCGCCCTGCCCGTGCTCGTGTGCAGGAAAAAGAAAGCCCGTGGAATGACGCTGTCGGCATTGCGATGCTGGTGGTGGCGGCCATGTATCTGCTGGCGCTCGTCTCGTATGATCCCATGGACCTGCCCACGTGGTTCTGGCTCAGCGTGACGGATCAGCCGAATCTGGTGGTGAAAAATTTTGTGGGTCGTTTTGGTGCCATGACGGCTGGGGCCTCTCTCTATCTGGCTGGCATGGCGATCTATCTGCTGCCCTTTAGCATGACGTGGTTTGGGGTGTGTAAACTGGCCTCGAATGTGAAAGTCACCGGGCGTTCCTGGTTGGGCGTGGCCCTCATGGTCATTACCACAGCGGCCATTTTTGAGGTTCAGGATATTTTGAATCAGCGGGATAACATCACCCCCCTGGGTGGCGGGGGGGGGTTTGGTTACCTCATCGGCGGTAGCATCTTGGCGAATCTTTTGGGCAAGGTGGGCTCCACTGTGGTGCTGGCGGGCATTTACGCTGTAGGCTTTTTCCTGGCCAGTGGCATCCATCCGCTACAGGCCATCCAGGCCATTCGCATGGAGATCACTCGGGCGTGGGAAACTTACCAGATCCGTCGCGAGATTGCCGCGCGTGAGGCGGAACTGGCAGACAACCCGGCCGCTGTGCCGACGCCGAGCCGACGGAAGAAAAGCACGTTGGAGATCAAGGCCGAAACTGCACCTGCTGGGCCGCTGGTGACGCCTGAACTGGGGCTGACCTTTGAGCCGCCGAAGCCGAAGATCATTGATTCTTCGGCCTCACGCACTCACACGGAAGAAACGGACAAGCCGCGTCTCTCGGATGTGTGGGAGAAAAAACGCGCGCAGAAGCTGGAGCAGGCTCCTCATGGGACGCTCGGTAGCCTGGCGGTGCGTTTCAAAGACTACAAGCTGCCCGAGCTGGATCTACTTTCCTGGCCGGATGAATCTCTGCATAAGCCCACGGATCCACGCGAGCTCATGGCCATCCAGGATACGATCATCAAGGCACTGGCCAGCTTTAATGTGAAGGTGGAGGCGGGCGACATTACCCGTGGCCCCGCCATCACTCGTTATGAAGTGCGGCCTGTGGATGGTTTGCGTGTCGCCCGTATCGCAGCACTGGATGATGACATCGCCCGCGCGACCTGTGCGGAGCGCATCAATATTCTGGCCCCCATTCCGGGCAAGGACACGGTGGGCATCGAGCTGGCAAACAAGGATAAGGTCATCGTGCCGATCCGTGAGCTGCTGGAGGATGAGGTGTTTACCAATGGCAAAGCGCGACTGCCGATCGCGTTGGGGAAAGATGTGTATGGCAAGACCATCATCGGGGACTTGGCATCCATGCCTCACTTGCTGGTGGCGGGGGCTACGGGATCAGGGAAATCGGTCTGTATCAACGGCATCATCACCAGCCTGCTGTGCCGTTTTGCGCCGGATGAGCTGCGCTTCATCATGATCGACCCGAAGGTGGTGGAAATGCAAAACTACGCCAATCTGCCACATCTGGCCGTGCCCGTGGTGACGGATCCGAAGAAGGCGCTGCTGGCCCTGCGCTGGGTGGTGCGGGAGATGGAGAGCCGCTACCAAATGTTTGCCCAAGAAGGCTGCCGCAACTTTGAAACCTTCAACAACCGCAACCGCAAACGTGCCGCCGCGAATGAGGCGAGAAGGGCTGCCGCTGCGGCGCAGGGCGCGCCAGAACCGGTAGTGGAGGAAGAACCCACGCCTGAGCCGGAACCTGAGCCCGTGCAGCCTGCGAAGTCTGTCAAGACCTCGGCCGGGACGGATGATGTGCGGGTCTCTGCGGCCTTTGCCAAGGCTGCTGCGGCGGCGGATCATCTGGTGGATGGCACCTCCCCTCCGTGGGAAGATGCCGAGGTGGCTGCGGAGCTGGAAGCTGAAACGCTGCCCGTTGAACTGCCTGTGGATCACAATGGCGACTGGATCGGTGATTCACGGCCACCGCCGCCCCGGGCCCGCAGTCAGGAGTTCATCATTCCTGATACACTGCCTTATATTGTGGTCATTATTGACGAGCTGGCTGACCTCATGCAGACCGCACCGGCGGATATTGAGGTGGCCATTGCCCGCATCACCCAGATGGCGCGTGCGGCGGGCATCCACCTCATTGTAGCCACCCAGACGCCGCGTGCGGACGTGCTGACGGGGGTAATCAAGGCGAACATCCCCACGCGCATCGCCTTCCAAGTTTCCAGTGCGCTGGATAGCCGCGTGATTTTGGATCGCAAAGGGGCGGAAAACCTCGTGGGTAAAGGGGACATGCTGTACGTGCCGCCTGGTGGTGCGCAGCCGATCCGTAGCCAGGGTGCCTTGGTCACGGATGATGAAATTCATGCAGTGGTGGAGCGTTGTGTGGCCCAGGGTAAGCCGATTTTTGACGTCAAAGTGGACGATGAAACCGGCGAAATGGGTGGCGATGACGATGAAGAAGGCAGTGGCGTGAGCAGTGAGGAGGAAGACACCCTGGAGAAATGTCTCGAAGTCATCCGGCAGGAAAAGAAGGCCTCGACCAGTCTTTTCCAGCGGCGCTTGAAGCTGGGCTATGGCCGCGCGGCCCGTATGATGGATATTTTGGAAGATCGCGGCATCATCGGCCCAGGAGAAGGGGCGAAACCTCGCGAAATCCTGGTGGATATGGACATGATTTAA
- a CDS encoding HU family DNA-binding protein: MNKAELLELVQKNLGAETSKRAAADALEAVLEALAKGIKKEGNVQLIGFGTFKVAKRAARTGRNPKTGESMKIKASKNVRFVASSALKGSL, translated from the coding sequence ATGAATAAAGCTGAACTCCTGGAACTCGTGCAGAAGAATCTTGGCGCAGAAACCTCCAAGCGCGCCGCCGCTGACGCTCTTGAGGCTGTGCTTGAAGCACTCGCCAAAGGCATCAAAAAAGAAGGCAACGTGCAGCTCATCGGTTTCGGCACCTTCAAGGTGGCCAAGCGTGCTGCCCGCACTGGCCGTAACCCAAAGACTGGCGAATCCATGAAGATCAAGGCGTCCAAGAACGTCCGTTTCGTGGCTTCCAGCGCTCTCAAGGGTTCCCTGTAA
- a CDS encoding PAS domain-containing sensor histidine kinase — protein sequence MIPITDPALLQSLVDHAGMLVLGLNTQGHIQWMSRGLEKLSGYTDAELKGRDWVESLIPLEHRAAAYLLCRGNKGGDRSHSHVKPLITRDGGRRHVEWFHSDIRHEEGPVVGILCIGRDVTELQLTREALVASEKRSSAVLETAVNAIITMSEARLIETVNTATERLFGYTRDEMVGQNIKMLMPQPYREKHDGYVKNYLTTGVKKIIGIGREAVGQRKDGTVFPMDLSVGEALLPDGRRVFTGIIRDLSDRKQLEEKILQISEEEQHRIGQDIHDDLCQQLAAIGCLAKVAHQQLQKSGSAEAENLNEIVRLVTHANVRAREMSRGLMPVVLDASGLMAALADLAQGTERIFRVSCPFRCDKPVEIPDNKMATQLFRIAQEAVANAIKHSHAERIEISLAQEDGHVLLHIRDNGVGIPDNVSGKSTGMGLLTMTHRARMLGGVLTVDLDDFGGTVVRCSVPISTGSRPSLNLSHP from the coding sequence ATGATCCCCATTACAGACCCCGCTCTTCTTCAAAGCCTTGTGGACCATGCTGGCATGCTGGTCCTGGGGCTGAACACACAAGGGCACATCCAATGGATGAGTCGGGGCCTGGAAAAGCTTTCTGGATACACGGATGCGGAACTGAAAGGCCGGGACTGGGTGGAAAGCCTGATCCCGCTGGAGCATCGTGCCGCAGCCTATCTGCTATGCCGAGGAAATAAAGGGGGGGACCGTAGCCACAGCCACGTGAAGCCGCTGATCACTCGTGATGGAGGGCGCCGTCACGTGGAGTGGTTTCACTCAGACATCCGCCATGAAGAAGGGCCCGTGGTGGGCATTCTGTGCATCGGCCGGGATGTGACGGAGCTGCAACTGACGCGCGAAGCTTTGGTAGCTTCTGAAAAGCGCAGCAGTGCGGTTTTGGAAACGGCGGTGAATGCCATCATCACGATGAGTGAGGCCCGACTGATCGAAACCGTGAACACGGCCACTGAACGTCTTTTTGGTTATACCCGAGATGAAATGGTGGGGCAAAACATCAAGATGCTGATGCCGCAACCTTATCGTGAAAAGCACGATGGTTACGTGAAGAACTACCTCACGACTGGGGTGAAGAAGATCATCGGAATCGGGCGTGAGGCGGTGGGGCAGCGCAAGGATGGCACGGTGTTTCCTATGGATCTTTCCGTGGGGGAGGCCCTGTTGCCGGATGGCCGGCGGGTTTTTACTGGCATCATCCGTGATCTCAGTGACCGCAAGCAACTGGAAGAGAAGATTTTACAGATCAGTGAGGAAGAGCAGCACCGCATCGGTCAAGACATCCATGATGACCTATGCCAGCAGTTGGCTGCCATCGGTTGTTTAGCCAAGGTGGCTCACCAGCAACTCCAAAAAAGCGGGAGTGCAGAAGCGGAAAATCTAAATGAAATCGTGCGCCTCGTCACCCATGCGAATGTGCGGGCGCGGGAAATGTCGCGCGGGTTGATGCCCGTGGTGTTGGATGCATCGGGCCTGATGGCGGCACTGGCAGATCTGGCTCAAGGCACGGAGCGCATCTTTCGCGTGAGCTGCCCTTTCCGCTGTGACAAGCCGGTGGAGATCCCGGATAACAAGATGGCTACTCAGCTCTTCCGCATCGCCCAGGAAGCGGTGGCTAACGCCATCAAACATAGCCATGCGGAGCGCATTGAAATCAGCCTTGCGCAGGAAGACGGGCACGTGCTGTTGCACATCCGTGACAATGGAGTGGGCATCCCGGACAATGTCTCCGGCAAGAGCACGGGCATGGGGCTGCTGACGATGACCCACCGTGCACGAATGCTGGGCGGCGTGCTGACGGTGGACTTGGATGACTTTGGCGGCACGGTGGTACGTTGCAGTGTGCCTATCTCTACTGGCTCCCGGCCTTCTCTCAATCTGAGTCATCCATGA
- a CDS encoding response regulator transcription factor, protein MKRLLLIDDHPIMRHGLAQLIRAEDGLDVCGEAGNARDGLTAVGELKPDLVVIDLTLPDKNGLELLKDIQAQFPGTLCLVLSMHDETMYGERALRAGARGYIMKEAAADHLITAARKVLSGGIYVSDSMTSRMMEQVVGHRAKAASLESLTDRELEVLEMIGQGVATKNIAERLCISARTVEAHRAHIKDKLAITEGAALVRYAVQWVQGRAKV, encoded by the coding sequence ATGAAACGTCTTCTCCTGATTGATGACCACCCCATCATGCGCCACGGGCTGGCGCAGCTCATCCGTGCAGAGGATGGGCTGGATGTGTGTGGTGAGGCGGGGAATGCGCGGGATGGCCTCACCGCCGTGGGTGAGCTGAAGCCAGACCTCGTGGTCATTGATCTCACCCTGCCGGATAAAAATGGGCTGGAGCTGCTGAAAGACATCCAGGCCCAGTTCCCCGGCACGCTGTGCCTTGTGCTCTCCATGCATGATGAAACGATGTATGGGGAGAGGGCCCTGCGGGCAGGTGCGCGGGGTTACATCATGAAAGAGGCGGCGGCGGATCACCTCATCACAGCAGCGCGGAAGGTGCTCTCAGGCGGCATCTACGTGAGTGATAGCATGACAAGCCGGATGATGGAGCAGGTGGTGGGGCATCGTGCCAAGGCAGCAAGCCTGGAAAGCCTGACGGATCGTGAATTGGAGGTGCTGGAGATGATCGGCCAGGGAGTGGCTACCAAGAACATCGCCGAGCGCCTGTGCATCAGTGCGCGCACCGTGGAGGCTCACCGGGCGCACATCAAAGATAAACTAGCGATCACGGAAGGCGCGGCCCTCGTCCGGTACGCTGTGCAGTGGGTGCAAGGCCGGGCCAAGGTGTGA
- a CDS encoding universal stress protein yields the protein MKTYSKIIAAIDFTASCRNALREAVRLASLNQAVITAVHVMDEFLVHELKRALSTDQASVREEWTQRLTKFVEDSELGTAQVECEVRIGHPFAELSEVCRVRQADLLVMGAKGSRHDPGRVGVIAAKCVRKAPLDVLLVREDASGPYKHLVTCVDFSDNSKEAVRIALALAQQDGASLDCLHVYQSALAMSLDYGGMVTPMPLGTDVQAVEMWKKELAEFVGALSGDFPGVKVRTLVLERVNIREAILDHVKETHADMVVLGTRGKTGLRELLIGTTAEKIVANAPCSILAVKPEGFANE from the coding sequence ATGAAAACGTATTCCAAAATCATCGCGGCGATTGATTTCACCGCGTCCTGCCGCAATGCCCTCCGTGAGGCGGTGCGTTTAGCCTCTCTCAATCAGGCGGTGATCACTGCCGTGCATGTCATGGATGAATTCCTCGTTCATGAACTGAAACGGGCCCTTTCGACGGACCAAGCCAGCGTGAGGGAAGAGTGGACTCAGCGCCTAACCAAGTTTGTTGAAGATTCAGAATTGGGGACGGCGCAGGTGGAATGTGAAGTGCGCATCGGGCACCCGTTTGCAGAGTTGTCTGAAGTATGCCGCGTGCGCCAGGCAGATCTTTTGGTCATGGGCGCAAAGGGATCACGCCATGACCCTGGGCGGGTGGGGGTGATCGCGGCGAAGTGCGTGAGGAAAGCTCCTTTGGACGTTCTTTTGGTGCGGGAAGATGCCAGCGGGCCCTACAAGCACTTGGTGACCTGCGTGGACTTTTCAGATAACTCGAAGGAGGCTGTGCGCATCGCCCTAGCACTGGCCCAGCAGGATGGGGCGTCTCTGGACTGCCTGCATGTATATCAGTCTGCCTTGGCGATGTCTCTGGACTACGGCGGTATGGTAACGCCGATGCCACTGGGGACAGATGTCCAGGCGGTGGAGATGTGGAAGAAGGAATTGGCTGAATTTGTGGGGGCTTTGAGCGGTGATTTTCCAGGAGTAAAAGTCCGCACGCTGGTGCTGGAGCGGGTGAACATCCGCGAAGCCATTCTAGACCATGTGAAAGAAACTCATGCGGATATGGTGGTGCTAGGCACGCGGGGAAAAACCGGGCTGCGGGAGCTGTTGATCGGCACCACGGCAGAGAAGATCGTGGCGAATGCCCCCTGCTCCATCCTGGCTGTGAAGCCTGAAGGCTTTGCCAATGAGTGA
- a CDS encoding helix-turn-helix domain-containing protein produces MQTTTSQAHGRQRFIETLSESDLFQQYQRAFHTLTGLPLTLRAQGDMEFVETLVTHQSVSGVVETLVPVRVGKNPVALLQTGGVRLEPANAHTFAPLANALLDDDRSAQDVRTAQVHFQHVPVMEPERYEAALALLRSFALQLGESAHRLLFAHATHEPDAVRNAKVFIHAHLAEPMTLDAVASAVNVSPFHFCKIFKRATGLTFTDFVNRARVEKAKRMLMKPAARITEVAYDVGFQSLSHFNRSFRRIASESPTEYRGRMKDGHTPCLAVA; encoded by the coding sequence ATGCAAACCACCACCTCACAGGCCCACGGCCGCCAGCGCTTCATCGAAACTCTTTCGGAGAGCGATCTCTTTCAGCAGTATCAGCGTGCTTTCCACACCCTCACCGGCCTACCTCTGACGCTCAGGGCGCAGGGGGACATGGAATTTGTCGAGACGCTGGTCACCCACCAGTCGGTCTCCGGAGTGGTGGAGACTCTGGTGCCTGTGCGAGTGGGGAAAAACCCCGTGGCTCTTTTGCAGACAGGTGGAGTCCGCCTAGAGCCTGCCAATGCGCACACGTTTGCACCACTGGCCAATGCCTTGTTGGACGATGACCGGAGTGCGCAGGATGTGCGCACGGCCCAAGTGCACTTCCAACATGTGCCCGTGATGGAACCGGAACGCTACGAAGCTGCGTTGGCTCTGCTGCGTTCCTTTGCCTTACAATTAGGCGAGAGTGCTCACCGACTGCTCTTTGCCCACGCGACTCATGAGCCGGATGCGGTGCGCAATGCCAAGGTCTTCATCCATGCTCATTTGGCGGAGCCGATGACGCTGGATGCAGTGGCGAGTGCAGTGAATGTGAGCCCTTTCCACTTTTGCAAAATCTTCAAGCGGGCCACGGGCCTGACCTTTACGGACTTCGTCAACCGCGCGCGCGTGGAAAAAGCCAAGCGCATGCTGATGAAGCCTGCTGCCCGCATCACGGAGGTGGCTTATGATGTGGGGTTTCAGAGCCTGTCCCATTTCAATCGCAGCTTCCGCCGCATCGCCAGTGAATCTCCCACAGAATATCGTGGGCGCATGAAGGATGGTCACACTCCTTGCTTGGCCGTGGCGTGA